One Rattus norvegicus strain BN/NHsdMcwi chromosome 18, GRCr8, whole genome shotgun sequence DNA segment encodes these proteins:
- the LOC102551486 gene encoding uncharacterized protein LOC102551486 isoform X2 has product MPLISALRRQRKCYKFETSKYPARQANLTRSYFFKEKRPSVAHLTRDSSRVSLEHPVRFSRIQMTYLHVISRHPVGERYRTFGDKETGARQRLHPFAPTRPAEE; this is encoded by the exons atgcctttgatctcggcactccggaggcagag gaaATGctacaagtttgagaccagcaaaTATCCAGCCCGCCAAGCTAACCTAACAAGATCCTATTTCTTCAAAGAAAAGAG GCCTTCTGTCGCTCATCTAACACGAGACAGTTCTCGCGTATCACTGGAACACCCTGTCAGATTTTCAAGGATTCAGATGACTTACTTGCACGTCATTTCACGACACCCCGTTGGCGAGCGTTATAGGACATTTGGGGATAAGGAAACAGGAGCTAGACAG AGATTACACCCATTCGCGCCGACACGCCCAGCTGAAGAATGA
- the LOC102551486 gene encoding uncharacterized protein LOC102551486 isoform X1, producing the protein MRAAGAQRTKETDDRHAAISDCGHPRGQSRQPCAPRDPCRLRPPVHNSPGGAARGEEEPRALAPGAPRILIGPVTPRQHPPPRPAHPVTIPGGPDTKQVLGPQHGMRCAPGMTFVGNKDLMEKDEGDTFLSWIYGLSMRCGPVCIRYALTSLLIEGVVTHAFDLGTPEAEEMLQV; encoded by the exons ATGCGCGCGGCCGGGGCCCAGAGGACGAAGGAAACAGATGACAGACACGCGGCGATCTCGGACTGCGGACACCCACGAGGACAATCCCGGCAGCCCTGTGCGCCCCGAGACCCCTGCAGGCTCCGCCCGCCCGTGCACAACTCGCCAGGCGGCGCTGCGCGGGGAGAAGAGGAACCAAGAGCCCTAGCCCCTGGAGCGCCGCGGATCCTGATTGGTCCTGTTACTCCGCGCCAGCATCCCCCACCTCGCCCCGCCCACCCGGTCACCATCCCTGGTGGACCAGACACTAAGCAAGTACTGGGTCCTCAGCATGGGATGCGCTGTGCACCAGGGATGACGTTTGTGGGAAACAAGGACCTTATGGAGAAGGATGAAGGAGACACATTTCTCTCGTGGATTTATGGACTGTCGATGCGATGTGGGCCTGTGTGTATCCGTTATGCCTTGACCAGCCTTCTCATTGAAG gtgtggtgacacatgcctttgatctcggcactccggaggcagag gaaATGctacaagtttga